A window of the Mucilaginibacter sp. cycad4 genome harbors these coding sequences:
- a CDS encoding HAMP domain-containing sensor histidine kinase, with translation MNTHFFFNSLPIKYRSQYRDHYTYQNLVAIRGASMIFLLLNVIIRILYLVFPVSLTKAQNFPEFNFSNWVFIIVTPIFLIASNLFIVRFKSHKNATTGMSLLVFLFALYIIVCGMYSSFIATSNPSNALTLYLVALSLISVIVVLEYYETVLLLIAIELFFTSLLFYSQTPATDMLYNQLISAILLSGFYFISRYFFSYKANYYFQVIEIREKNAEIEKASEFKNQVLGMVAHDLRNPIAAVESIAMMMELDEVDEETQDNINMMKASCVKARSIIDDLLEAARNENIAVIETQNIELNQWLNTIVNEWKLQLGSKVNVLFSSSVSVAHALINHEKFHRVIDNLISNAVKFSKDRDNVDVRLLKQNDTVVIEVQDYGMGIPAAMLPEIFNQFSKAGRTGLRGEKSTGLGLSIVRQIIEKHKGTISVTSTEGQGSTFRITLPAVNSL, from the coding sequence TTGAATACCCATTTCTTTTTTAACAGTCTTCCAATCAAATACCGGTCGCAATACCGCGATCATTATACTTACCAGAACCTGGTGGCTATCAGGGGCGCCAGTATGATATTTTTGCTGCTTAATGTCATCATTCGCATCCTTTACCTTGTATTCCCGGTTAGTTTAACCAAAGCACAAAATTTCCCTGAGTTTAATTTCAGTAACTGGGTTTTCATTATTGTAACCCCAATTTTCCTGATAGCCAGTAACCTTTTTATCGTTAGATTTAAAAGCCATAAAAACGCTACAACAGGCATGTCATTGCTTGTGTTTTTGTTTGCGCTTTATATTATTGTTTGCGGCATGTATTCCAGCTTTATAGCCACCTCCAATCCGAGTAATGCCCTCACCTTATATCTTGTTGCACTAAGCTTAATCAGCGTGATAGTTGTTTTGGAATATTATGAAACTGTATTGCTGCTTATTGCCATTGAGCTTTTTTTTACTTCTCTGCTATTTTACAGTCAGACGCCGGCCACGGATATGTTGTATAACCAGTTGATTTCAGCTATCTTGCTTTCAGGCTTTTATTTTATATCAAGGTACTTTTTTTCCTACAAAGCCAACTATTATTTTCAGGTGATAGAGATCCGCGAAAAAAACGCGGAAATAGAAAAAGCAAGCGAGTTTAAAAACCAGGTGTTGGGTATGGTTGCCCATGACCTGCGTAACCCGATAGCTGCCGTTGAGTCAATTGCCATGATGATGGAACTTGATGAAGTTGACGAGGAAACGCAGGACAACATCAATATGATGAAGGCATCGTGCGTAAAAGCCCGGAGTATTATTGATGATTTATTGGAGGCCGCCCGCAATGAGAATATCGCAGTTATTGAAACTCAAAACATCGAGCTTAACCAATGGCTTAATACCATCGTAAATGAATGGAAATTGCAACTGGGAAGCAAGGTTAATGTACTGTTCAGCAGTTCGGTAAGTGTTGCCCATGCACTCATAAACCACGAAAAATTCCACCGGGTTATTGATAACCTGATCAGTAACGCGGTGAAATTTTCAAAAGACCGGGATAATGTAGATGTACGCCTGCTTAAACAAAATGATACCGTAGTTATTGAAGTTCAGGATTACGGCATGGGCATCCCTGCCGCTATGCTGCCGGAGATTTTTAACCAATTTTCAAAAGCAGGCCGAACCGGTTTACGTGGCGAAAAGTCGACCGGGCTTGGCTTGAGTATTGTACGCCAGATTATTGAAAAGCATAAAGGCACCATCAGCGTTACCAGTACCGAAGGACAAGGATCAACATTCAGGATCACGCTGCCGGCAGTTAATTCGCTTTAG
- a CDS encoding AAA family ATPase: MSSPDHIRQSFPHEPTGQQTELFSKLHTFLKSTEGDECFILKGYAGTGKTTIVGALVKALKHYNYKAVLLAPTGRAAKVITNYSGRKAFTIHKRIYRKKSALTIDDGFALADNLASDTLFIVDEASMISDEAMGSNQVSLLFDLLRYVYNDKNCKLILVGDTAQLPPVGADSSPALDEQVMNGKFGVTIFKYELTEVLRQQKDSGILFNATNIRDLIRTETIEAPKIVTKGFKDVFRMTGERLPEGLEYAYRKYGYDRTLIICRSNKNANLYNGQIRNRILYREEELTGGDQIMIVKNNYFWLQDKDENSTAFIANGDIARIVKVRRTEEMYGFRFADVQLEFIDYAEDPTLDCKVLLDTLYADSPALNQEDQKRFYQEVMKDYEHLPNKRAMHNELKLNPYYNALQIKFAYAITCHKAQGGQWDAVFVDQGYVTDEMINMDFLRWFYTALTRATTELFLVNFDNRFYKLKEE; this comes from the coding sequence GTGTCAAGTCCCGATCATATCCGCCAGTCATTTCCGCATGAGCCAACAGGCCAGCAAACGGAGCTTTTTAGCAAGCTGCATACTTTTTTAAAAAGTACCGAAGGCGACGAATGCTTTATTCTGAAAGGCTATGCCGGCACCGGGAAAACCACTATAGTAGGTGCGCTGGTAAAAGCATTGAAGCATTATAATTATAAGGCCGTATTGCTGGCGCCAACAGGCCGTGCCGCCAAAGTGATTACCAATTACTCCGGCCGCAAAGCCTTTACTATCCATAAACGTATCTACCGTAAAAAATCGGCTTTAACTATTGATGATGGTTTTGCCCTTGCCGATAACCTGGCCAGCGATACCCTTTTTATTGTTGATGAGGCCTCCATGATCTCGGATGAGGCAATGGGCAGCAACCAGGTATCATTGTTGTTCGATTTACTGCGATACGTTTATAACGATAAAAACTGCAAGCTGATACTGGTAGGGGATACTGCCCAGTTGCCCCCCGTAGGTGCCGATAGCAGTCCTGCGCTTGATGAGCAGGTAATGAACGGCAAGTTTGGCGTTACGATATTTAAATATGAGCTCACTGAGGTATTGAGGCAGCAAAAAGATTCGGGCATATTATTCAATGCAACCAATATCCGCGACCTGATCCGCACCGAAACCATCGAAGCACCTAAAATTGTTACCAAAGGGTTTAAGGACGTTTTCAGGATGACAGGTGAGCGGTTGCCCGAAGGTTTGGAATATGCCTATCGTAAATACGGCTATGACCGTACGCTTATCATTTGTCGCTCAAATAAAAATGCCAACTTGTATAACGGGCAGATCCGCAACCGTATTTTGTACCGGGAGGAGGAACTTACCGGCGGCGACCAGATCATGATAGTAAAGAACAATTACTTTTGGCTGCAGGATAAGGATGAGAACAGTACCGCATTTATTGCCAATGGCGATATTGCCCGCATTGTAAAAGTACGCCGTACTGAAGAGATGTACGGTTTTCGTTTTGCCGATGTGCAGCTGGAATTTATTGACTACGCCGAAGACCCAACCCTTGATTGTAAGGTGCTACTTGATACGCTCTATGCGGATTCGCCCGCATTGAACCAGGAAGATCAGAAACGGTTTTACCAGGAAGTAATGAAGGATTACGAACATTTACCTAATAAAAGGGCCATGCACAATGAGCTGAAGCTCAATCCTTATTACAATGCCTTGCAAATTAAATTTGCCTATGCCATTACCTGCCATAAAGCCCAGGGCGGCCAGTGGGATGCAGTTTTTGTTGACCAGGGCTATGTAACCGATGAAATGATCAATATGGATTTTTTGCGTTGGTTTTATACAGCTCTCACCCGCGCTACTACCGAACTGTTTTTGGTTAACTTTGACAATAGGTTTTATAAGTTAAAGGAAGAATAA
- the clpB gene encoding ATP-dependent chaperone ClpB — translation MNFNNFTIKAQEAVQKASEIAVGNQQQAIETAHLLKGLLLVDENVITYLLKKLNVNLNRLNDTLDAQIASFPKVSGSNVYLSSEANSALQKASGYLKEFKDEFVSVEHVLLGILAAGGAVSTILKDSGVNEKDLKKAIVELRGDSKVTDQNAEATYNALNKYARNLNEYAGSGKLDPVIGRDDEIRRVIQILSRRTKNNPILVGEPGVGKTAIAEGIAFRIIKGDVPESLKTKVVYSLDMGALIAGAKYKGEFEERLKAVIKEVTQSDGEIILFIDEIHTLVGAGGGEGAMDAANILKPALARGELRSIGATTLNEYQKYLEKDKALERRFQKVMVEEPDAADAISILRGLKERYETHHKVRIKDEAIIASVEMSQRYISDRFLPDKAIDLMDEAASKLRLEMDSVPEVVDELERRIMQLEIEREAIKREKDDRKVAELSEEIANLSQQRDSLRAKWKGEKDLVDGINTKVELIENYKLEAEQAERAGDYGKVAELRYGTIVEAQAEVEKLKAALLENQSDSRMLKEEVTADDIAGVVSRWTGIPVSKMIQSEREKLLNLEDELHKRVAGQEEAIEAISDAIRRSRAGLQDKRRPIGSFIFLGTTGVGKTELAKALAEYLFNDEGALVRIDMSEYQERHAVSRLIGAPPGYVGYDEGGQLTEAVRRKPYSVVLLDEIEKAHPDVFNILLQVLDDGRLTDNKGRVVNFKNTIIIMTSNIGSNIIQENFQNLEDENRDELVAKTKNELFNLLRVTIRPEFLNRIDEIIMFTPLNRDEIHDIVKLQFKHVQQTLAEMGVTIEASDEALDWLAQLGYDPQFGARPLKRVIQKKILNELSKQILAGTVDKDSVIKIDMFDNQFVFLNSAKEAAEPAK, via the coding sequence ATGAATTTTAACAACTTTACCATAAAAGCTCAGGAAGCCGTACAAAAGGCATCTGAAATTGCTGTTGGTAACCAACAGCAAGCTATTGAGACCGCGCATCTGCTTAAAGGCTTATTGCTGGTTGATGAAAACGTAATTACCTATTTATTAAAGAAACTAAATGTTAACCTGAACAGGTTAAATGATACGTTAGATGCGCAAATTGCATCCTTCCCCAAAGTAAGCGGGAGTAATGTATATCTTTCGTCTGAAGCAAATTCAGCTTTGCAAAAAGCTTCAGGATATTTAAAAGAATTTAAAGACGAATTTGTATCAGTTGAGCATGTACTGTTGGGCATTTTGGCAGCTGGTGGTGCGGTAAGCACTATTCTGAAAGATTCGGGCGTTAATGAAAAAGACCTGAAAAAAGCCATTGTTGAACTACGCGGCGATAGCAAAGTAACTGATCAAAACGCCGAAGCAACTTACAATGCCCTCAACAAATACGCCCGTAACCTGAACGAATACGCCGGCTCGGGCAAGCTCGACCCGGTTATTGGCCGCGACGATGAAATTCGCCGTGTTATCCAGATCCTTTCGCGCCGTACCAAAAACAACCCGATTTTGGTTGGTGAGCCCGGTGTTGGTAAAACTGCTATTGCCGAAGGGATCGCCTTCAGGATCATCAAAGGCGATGTGCCCGAAAGCCTGAAAACCAAAGTAGTATACTCATTGGATATGGGTGCACTGATAGCAGGTGCCAAGTACAAGGGGGAGTTTGAAGAACGGTTAAAAGCAGTTATAAAAGAAGTTACTCAAAGCGATGGGGAAATCATACTGTTTATTGATGAGATCCATACCTTGGTAGGTGCAGGCGGGGGAGAAGGCGCTATGGATGCGGCCAATATCTTAAAACCTGCCCTGGCCCGTGGTGAGCTTCGTTCAATTGGTGCTACAACTCTTAACGAGTATCAGAAGTATCTTGAAAAAGATAAAGCTTTGGAACGCCGCTTCCAAAAAGTGATGGTTGAAGAACCTGATGCTGCTGATGCTATATCTATTTTACGTGGCCTGAAAGAACGCTATGAAACCCACCACAAAGTGAGGATTAAAGACGAAGCGATCATCGCTTCTGTCGAAATGTCACAGCGCTACATTTCCGACAGGTTTTTACCGGATAAGGCCATCGACCTTATGGACGAGGCTGCTTCAAAACTTCGGTTGGAAATGGACTCGGTACCGGAAGTAGTTGATGAGCTTGAGCGCCGCATTATGCAATTGGAAATTGAGCGTGAAGCTATTAAACGTGAAAAGGACGACCGTAAGGTTGCCGAACTGAGCGAGGAAATAGCCAACCTCTCGCAACAGCGTGATTCCTTACGTGCCAAATGGAAAGGCGAAAAGGATCTTGTCGACGGTATTAATACTAAAGTTGAGCTGATTGAAAATTATAAGCTGGAAGCTGAACAAGCCGAACGTGCCGGCGATTATGGCAAGGTAGCGGAGTTACGCTATGGTACTATAGTAGAAGCCCAGGCCGAGGTTGAAAAGCTAAAAGCTGCCCTGCTTGAAAATCAGAGCGACAGCCGCATGCTGAAAGAAGAGGTTACTGCCGATGATATTGCCGGTGTAGTGAGCCGCTGGACAGGCATCCCGGTAAGCAAAATGATCCAGAGCGAACGCGAGAAACTGCTTAACCTTGAAGATGAACTGCACAAGCGTGTTGCAGGACAGGAAGAGGCTATAGAAGCTATAAGTGATGCTATCCGCCGTAGCCGTGCAGGTTTGCAGGATAAACGCAGACCAATTGGCTCGTTCATATTTTTGGGAACAACCGGTGTAGGTAAAACCGAGCTGGCAAAGGCTTTGGCCGAGTACCTGTTTAACGACGAAGGCGCGTTGGTGAGGATAGATATGAGCGAATACCAGGAACGTCATGCTGTGTCAAGGCTGATAGGAGCGCCTCCGGGCTATGTTGGATATGATGAAGGCGGGCAGTTAACAGAAGCCGTTCGTCGCAAGCCTTACAGCGTAGTACTGCTGGACGAAATTGAAAAAGCCCATCCTGATGTGTTCAACATCCTGTTGCAGGTTTTGGATGATGGCCGGTTGACCGATAATAAAGGCCGCGTGGTGAATTTTAAAAATACCATCATCATCATGACCTCGAACATCGGTTCAAATATCATCCAGGAAAATTTCCAAAACCTGGAGGATGAGAACCGCGATGAACTGGTGGCAAAAACAAAGAACGAGTTGTTTAACCTGTTAAGGGTAACCATTCGTCCGGAGTTTTTGAACAGGATAGATGAGATTATCATGTTTACCCCGCTAAACCGCGATGAAATTCATGATATTGTTAAACTGCAATTTAAACATGTACAGCAAACCCTTGCCGAGATGGGCGTAACTATCGAGGCATCCGACGAAGCTTTGGATTGGCTGGCGCAATTAGGTTATGATCCGCAATTTGGCGCACGTCCGTTAAAACGTGTGATCCAGAAAAAGATCCTGAACGAGTTGAGTAAACAGATCCTGGCCGGTACGGTAGATAAAGACAGCGTTATCAAAATTGATATGTTTGATAATCAGTTTGTGTTCCTTAACTCGGCTAAAGAAGCCGCGGAACCGGCTAAATAA
- a CDS encoding DUF5675 family protein — protein sequence MNLNLKLERKIKTKQSTIGELSINGVFECFILEDVDRGLNSKMTPAEIASIKIKTQTAIPTGTYNVVKFFSPKHNENLPLLENVPGFAGIEIHVGNFAKDTDGCLLPGDDKGVDAVLHSTVATAKLHTKIFDALKAGGVVTIEVV from the coding sequence ATGAACCTAAACTTAAAACTCGAACGCAAAATCAAAACCAAACAATCAACCATTGGCGAACTATCAATAAACGGTGTATTTGAATGTTTTATACTGGAGGATGTAGACAGAGGATTGAACAGCAAAATGACACCCGCCGAAATTGCTTCGATCAAGATCAAAACGCAAACAGCCATCCCTACAGGAACCTATAATGTAGTCAAATTTTTCAGCCCCAAACACAACGAAAACCTGCCATTATTAGAGAATGTACCCGGTTTCGCCGGAATTGAGATCCATGTTGGCAATTTTGCAAAAGATACCGACGGCTGCCTTCTACCGGGTGATGACAAAGGAGTTGATGCTGTTCTGCATAGTACAGTTGCTACTGCTAAACTCCATACAAAGATCTTTGATGCACTTAAGGCAGGTGGGGTTGTTACTATTGAGGTTGTTTAA
- a CDS encoding aminotransferase class V-fold PLP-dependent enzyme: MKTETIAIHAGNHVDEATRAVIQPIIMSTTFERGEDGGFPAGYIYSRSSNPNRHALEHVLAKLEGGVEAASFSSGNAAGMSVFQSLEPGTHIIAPDDMYHGLRNQLKTLFAGILTFDFIDVNDPEVLQQHIKPETGLIWIETPSNPLLKITDIKKVVAIAKAKGIKVLCDNTFATPICQRPLELGADMVMHSATKYFGGHSDLMGGVLITAEKNDWWTKIRQVQEMGGAIPSPMDCYYLVRSIKTLPYRVKGHVQNAQLLAEYLEQHPNVEQVMYPGLPSHPQHDIAKDQMLAFGGMLSFTIKGDENDTHNIINKLKLFIKATSLGGVESLIEHRATVEGPDTKTPRNLLRVSVGLEHIDDLIADMEQALLR; encoded by the coding sequence ATGAAAACTGAAACTATAGCCATACACGCCGGTAACCACGTTGATGAAGCAACAAGGGCCGTGATACAACCCATTATTATGTCAACCACGTTTGAGCGCGGTGAGGATGGCGGTTTCCCGGCGGGTTATATTTACAGCCGTTCATCAAACCCCAACCGCCATGCATTGGAGCATGTGCTGGCTAAGTTAGAGGGCGGTGTTGAAGCGGCTTCCTTTTCATCGGGCAATGCGGCCGGGATGTCGGTATTTCAATCATTGGAGCCTGGCACCCATATAATTGCGCCCGATGATATGTATCACGGCCTGCGCAACCAGCTTAAAACCCTTTTCGCCGGGATCCTTACCTTCGATTTTATCGATGTGAACGATCCGGAAGTTTTGCAGCAGCACATTAAACCCGAAACAGGTTTGATCTGGATAGAAACGCCTTCAAACCCTTTGCTTAAAATAACCGATATTAAAAAGGTAGTTGCCATTGCCAAAGCAAAGGGTATTAAAGTTTTATGCGATAATACTTTTGCAACACCAATTTGCCAGCGGCCGCTTGAGCTGGGCGCGGATATGGTTATGCACTCGGCCACCAAATACTTCGGCGGGCACAGCGACCTGATGGGCGGCGTTTTGATTACTGCCGAAAAGAACGATTGGTGGACAAAAATCAGGCAGGTGCAGGAAATGGGTGGCGCTATCCCCTCGCCTATGGACTGCTATTACCTGGTACGCAGTATCAAAACCTTGCCGTACCGTGTAAAAGGCCATGTACAAAATGCCCAATTGCTTGCCGAATATCTTGAACAACATCCGAATGTTGAACAGGTAATGTACCCTGGTTTGCCATCGCACCCGCAACACGATATTGCCAAAGATCAGATGCTGGCTTTTGGTGGGATGTTATCCTTTACTATTAAAGGTGATGAGAACGATACCCATAACATTATTAATAAACTTAAGCTATTCATTAAAGCAACCAGCCTGGGCGGTGTTGAAAGCCTGATAGAACACCGGGCTACCGTTGAAGGCCCTGATACAAAAACACCGCGAAACCTGCTTAGGGTTTCCGTTGGGCTGGAGCATATTGATGATCTGATAGCTGATATGGAACAGGCTTTATTGAGGTAA
- the metX gene encoding homoserine O-acetyltransferase: MNAEIFKYTDTFEFESGRQLEGLEIGFHTYGRLNKEKNNVVWVCHALTANSDVFDWWKGLIGEGYFFNPEEHFIVCANILGSPYGTTSPLSINPVTGQPYYLSYPQFTTRDMVKAHQLLAEHLNINNISVLIGGSLGGQQAMEWAIIEPERIKNLILIATNAKHSPWGIAFNESQRLAITADRTFYANTPEGGQKGLKAARSIALLSYRTYKTYGITQQEEADDVQDNFRSSSYQNYQGQKLVNRFNAYSYWYLTKVMDSHNVGRGRHGVDKALSLIKAKTLVIGISSDVLFPVEEQQYLFRHIPKAAFAELDSFYGHDGFLIETEALTNIFTSFFKTDVKGKIIELQRTA, translated from the coding sequence ATGAACGCAGAGATATTTAAATACACTGATACTTTTGAATTTGAATCGGGCCGGCAGCTTGAGGGCTTAGAGATAGGCTTTCATACATACGGCAGGTTAAATAAGGAAAAAAATAACGTTGTTTGGGTTTGCCATGCGCTCACAGCCAACAGCGATGTGTTTGACTGGTGGAAGGGACTTATTGGTGAGGGCTACTTTTTCAACCCCGAAGAGCATTTTATAGTTTGCGCCAATATTTTGGGTTCGCCTTATGGTACTACCAGTCCGTTGAGCATTAACCCGGTTACCGGGCAGCCTTATTATCTTTCATATCCCCAGTTTACTACAAGAGATATGGTTAAAGCGCACCAGTTGCTTGCCGAACATTTAAACATCAATAATATCAGTGTATTGATTGGCGGTTCATTAGGTGGGCAGCAGGCTATGGAATGGGCTATTATTGAACCAGAGCGGATCAAAAATCTGATCCTGATAGCTACCAACGCTAAACACTCGCCATGGGGCATTGCCTTTAACGAATCGCAGCGTTTAGCTATTACTGCCGACCGCACCTTTTATGCCAATACGCCCGAAGGCGGTCAGAAAGGCTTAAAAGCCGCGCGCAGTATTGCGCTTTTAAGTTATCGTACTTATAAAACTTACGGTATTACCCAGCAGGAAGAAGCCGACGATGTACAGGACAATTTCCGCTCTTCATCATACCAAAATTACCAGGGTCAAAAGCTGGTGAACCGCTTTAACGCTTATAGCTATTGGTACCTGACCAAAGTGATGGATTCGCACAATGTAGGCCGCGGCCGTCACGGGGTTGATAAAGCCTTGAGCCTCATCAAAGCAAAAACTTTGGTTATCGGTATCTCATCAGATGTTTTATTCCCTGTTGAGGAGCAGCAATACCTGTTCAGGCATATCCCCAAAGCTGCCTTTGCCGAACTGGACTCGTTTTATGGGCATGACGGATTTTTAATTGAAACAGAAGCATTAACAAACATATTTACATCGTTTTTTAAAACCGATGTGAAAGGAAAAATTATAGAACTGCAACGTACAGCGTAA
- a CDS encoding homoserine dehydrogenase, with protein sequence MSKKLNIGLFGFGVVGQGLYDIIKTKHLNIEIVKFAIKDPNKKRSLPAHLFTTDKEELLNNPEINTIVELINDTEAAFEIVSRALKSGKNVVSASKKMIALHLDELIDIQHQYGTSLLYEGAVCGSIPIIRNLEEYYDNELLHSISGIFNGSSNYILSKGFIEGLDYDSALKQAQDLGFAETDPTSDVGGFDAKYKLVIAAAHAYGVVVQPDEVFNLGIQNLAAADLQYAREKNLKIKLVPVAKELDDRNVALFVLPKFVNDKEFLYNVEYEYNGVTVQAAFADQQFFFGKGAGGHPTGSAVLSDIAALRYNYQYEYKKAKEKTDLNFTNNIELTIYLRYDDEELVEALNFEHINERYYSGSYKFVIGKINLQNLIANQHRISESKAFVAFADQLTGVSLASVTKQQTAEVF encoded by the coding sequence ATGAGTAAAAAGTTAAATATCGGCCTCTTCGGATTTGGAGTTGTAGGCCAGGGTTTATATGATATCATCAAAACAAAGCATTTAAATATCGAGATAGTAAAATTTGCTATTAAGGATCCAAATAAAAAACGTTCTTTACCGGCACATTTATTTACTACCGATAAGGAAGAACTGCTCAATAACCCCGAGATCAATACTATAGTTGAGCTCATCAATGATACTGAAGCCGCTTTTGAAATTGTTTCAAGGGCTTTAAAATCGGGCAAGAACGTGGTATCTGCCAGTAAAAAAATGATCGCCCTGCATTTGGACGAACTGATCGACATCCAGCATCAATATGGCACATCGCTATTGTATGAAGGCGCAGTTTGCGGTAGCATCCCTATTATCCGCAATTTAGAAGAGTACTATGATAATGAATTGTTGCACTCGATAAGCGGCATTTTCAACGGCTCATCAAACTATATTCTTTCAAAAGGTTTTATTGAAGGGCTTGATTACGACAGTGCATTGAAACAAGCGCAGGACCTCGGCTTTGCCGAAACTGACCCAACCAGTGATGTCGGCGGTTTTGACGCCAAGTATAAGCTGGTTATTGCTGCTGCCCACGCTTATGGCGTTGTTGTACAGCCTGACGAGGTATTTAACCTGGGCATCCAAAACCTTGCCGCTGCTGATCTGCAATATGCACGTGAGAAAAACCTCAAAATTAAACTGGTACCCGTAGCTAAAGAACTTGACGACCGCAACGTTGCCCTGTTTGTATTGCCCAAATTTGTGAACGATAAAGAGTTTTTATACAACGTTGAGTACGAATACAATGGTGTAACTGTGCAGGCTGCCTTTGCCGATCAGCAATTCTTTTTCGGGAAAGGCGCAGGTGGCCACCCTACCGGTTCGGCCGTACTGTCGGATATTGCCGCATTGCGTTATAACTACCAGTACGAATACAAAAAAGCTAAAGAAAAAACAGATCTTAATTTTACCAATAACATCGAATTAACCATTTATCTGCGTTATGATGATGAAGAACTGGTTGAAGCATTGAACTTTGAACACATTAATGAGCGTTATTATTCAGGTAGTTATAAATTTGTGATAGGAAAAATCAATTTGCAAAATCTGATCGCTAATCAACATCGTATATCTGAGAGTAAGGCTTTCGTAGCCTTTGCCGATCAGCTTACGGGGGTCAGCTTGGCATCGGTAACTAAACAACAAACAGCCGAAGTTTTTTAA
- a CDS encoding O-acetylhomoserine aminocarboxypropyltransferase/cysteine synthase → MSALKFETLQLHAGQEVDPTTGSRAVPIYQTTSYVFNSAEHGANLFALKEFGNIYTRIMNPTTDVFEKRIAALEGGVAALATASGQASQFLALNNILQVGDNFVTSPFLYGGTYNQFKVAFKRLGINARFAKDDTAASIEALIDDKTKAIFLETIGNPGFTIADFDKVSEVAKKHDLPLIVDNTFGAGGYLFRPIEHGANVVVESTTKWIGGHGTSIGGVIIDAGNYNWGNGKFPQFTEPSEGYHGLIFNDVFGIGGPFGNIQFIIRARVEGLRDFGPSQAPFNSWLNIQGLETLSLRVQRHVDNALQLAKWLEQHPQVASVNYPGLESSPYHELAKKYLKNGFGGVLSFEIKGSKEQASQVINNLKLVSHLANVGDAKTLIIQPSATTHQQLSAEEQLAAGVTPASLRVAVGIEHIDDIKADFEQAFAKIRASEGELV, encoded by the coding sequence ATGTCTGCCTTAAAATTCGAAACCTTACAATTACACGCCGGCCAGGAAGTTGATCCAACCACAGGTTCACGCGCTGTGCCCATTTACCAAACTACTTCATACGTATTTAACAGTGCCGAGCATGGTGCTAACCTGTTTGCATTAAAAGAGTTTGGTAATATTTACACCCGCATCATGAACCCCACTACCGATGTATTTGAAAAACGCATCGCAGCTTTAGAGGGCGGGGTGGCTGCGCTGGCAACAGCATCGGGCCAGGCCTCACAGTTTCTTGCCCTGAATAATATTTTACAGGTTGGCGATAACTTTGTTACTTCCCCTTTCCTGTATGGTGGCACTTATAACCAGTTTAAAGTAGCATTTAAACGTTTGGGTATCAATGCGCGCTTTGCCAAAGATGATACCGCGGCAAGCATTGAAGCACTTATTGATGATAAAACAAAAGCAATTTTCCTGGAAACCATAGGTAATCCCGGCTTTACCATTGCCGATTTTGACAAGGTGAGCGAAGTTGCCAAAAAACATGATCTGCCATTAATTGTTGATAATACCTTCGGCGCGGGTGGTTACCTCTTCCGCCCTATCGAACATGGCGCTAACGTAGTTGTTGAGTCGACAACCAAATGGATTGGCGGGCATGGCACCAGTATTGGCGGTGTTATAATTGACGCCGGTAATTACAACTGGGGCAATGGCAAGTTCCCGCAATTTACAGAGCCATCTGAAGGTTACCACGGACTGATATTTAACGATGTATTTGGTATCGGCGGTCCGTTTGGCAATATTCAATTTATTATCCGCGCCCGTGTTGAGGGCTTGAGAGATTTCGGTCCCTCTCAGGCGCCATTTAATTCATGGTTGAATATCCAGGGACTGGAAACGCTGTCACTGCGTGTACAGCGCCACGTTGACAATGCCCTGCAATTAGCCAAATGGCTGGAGCAGCATCCGCAGGTGGCAAGCGTAAATTACCCGGGACTGGAATCATCACCGTACCACGAGCTTGCAAAAAAATATTTAAAAAATGGTTTTGGCGGCGTATTGTCATTCGAGATTAAGGGGAGTAAAGAGCAGGCCAGCCAGGTGATCAACAACCTGAAACTGGTAAGCCATTTAGCCAATGTGGGCGATGCAAAAACGCTGATCATCCAGCCATCGGCAACCACACATCAGCAATTATCTGCTGAAGAGCAATTAGCTGCCGGTGTTACACCAGCATCATTGCGTGTAGCTGTTGGCATTGAGCATATTGACGATATCAAAGCCGATTTTGAGCAGGCTTTTGCGAAGATTAGGGCAAGTGAGGGTGAATTAGTTTAA